The Cygnus atratus isolate AKBS03 ecotype Queensland, Australia chromosome 12, CAtr_DNAZoo_HiC_assembly, whole genome shotgun sequence genome has a segment encoding these proteins:
- the CIAO2B gene encoding cytosolic iron-sulfur assembly component 2B, producing the protein MVGPAGGAPLENANPLIYRRSGERPVTAREEDDELPDSIDDREIFDLIRSINDPEHPLTLEELNVVEQVRVKVNDAESTVAVEFTPTIPHCSMATLIGLSIKVKLIRSLPERFKLDVHITPGTHASEHAVNKQLADKERVAAALENSHLLEVVNQCLSARS; encoded by the exons ATGGTGGGCCCGGCCGGCGGGGCGCCGCTGGAGAACGCCAACCCCCTCATCTACCGCCGCTCCGGGGAACGGCCCGTGACGGCGAGGGAGGAGGACGACGAGCTGCCCGATTCTATCGACGACCGGGAGATCTTCGAT CTCATCCGCTCCATCAACGATCCCGAGCACCCCCTCACCCTGGAGGAGCTGAATGTTGTTGAGCAAGTTCGAGTTAAA GTGAACGATGCCGAGAGCACTGTGGCAGTGGAGTTCACCCCCACGATTCCCCACTGCAGCATGGCGACGTTAATCGGCCTGTCCATCAAAGTAAAATTGATCAGATCTCTGCCAGAGAGATTTAAG TTGGATGTTCATATAACACCAGGAACACATGCCTCTGAGCATGCTG TTAATAAACAGCTTGCTGATAAAGAACGTGTAGCAGCTGCTTTGGAAAATTCTCATTTACTGGAAGTGGTGAATCAGTGTCTGTCTGCCCGATCATAA